The Chryseobacterium nakagawai genome has a segment encoding these proteins:
- a CDS encoding RNA polymerase sigma factor, with the protein MDRRTTNSLAVDDFKKDSNIAFGVLYQQYFGYTKKFILKNKGNLEDAEDIFQDALLILYEKLHADNFKIQTCLGNYLIGISKNLWLKRLRNRNFYVESRENYFTENYQEINSAIENEKYYWEKLVGYVKSISLHCQNLIHDIFIENKSIEEIQNKYQYSSRHNAQNQKYKCVEQIKKIRNNSIFST; encoded by the coding sequence ATGGACAGAAGAACAACTAATTCATTAGCTGTTGATGATTTTAAAAAAGACAGCAATATAGCTTTTGGTGTTTTGTACCAACAGTATTTCGGGTATACAAAAAAATTTATTCTTAAAAATAAAGGTAACCTGGAAGATGCAGAAGATATCTTCCAAGATGCATTACTCATCCTCTATGAAAAATTGCATGCTGACAATTTCAAAATCCAAACCTGCTTGGGAAATTATCTCATTGGAATTTCTAAAAATTTGTGGTTAAAAAGATTAAGAAATAGAAATTTTTATGTAGAATCTCGTGAAAATTATTTTACAGAAAACTATCAGGAAATTAATTCTGCTATCGAAAATGAAAAATATTATTGGGAAAAGCTGGTTGGTTATGTTAAGTCTATCTCTCTGCATTGTCAGAATCTGATCCATGATATTTTTATTGAAAATAAAAGTATTGAGGAAATCCAGAACAAATACCAATATTCCAGCAGGCATAATGCCCAGAACCAAAAATACAAATGTGTTGAACAAATCAAAAAAATAAGAAATAACAGTATTTTTTCAACCTGA